One Natrinema marinum genomic window carries:
- a CDS encoding MFS transporter: MTGSEQRRRSLWVLVAAATLTVMAGAILGPIVPQIQRELGVSGSAAGLIITTHGGVIVLASPLVGSLVDRVGPRTPFVGGLAVYGLGGGAGLFVDSFYPLLASRVVLGLGTAAVYTSVTVLIYELYEGQAMERALGLRSSANSAGAAVWPLVGGAAGTIAWNLPFGIYLVALPLGVFAAVTIPETRSADGVATEQAANGDDHGGVAGILDVFRRQPGLPLVYLLYFGANALLYAIVVFYPQLLAGIGVNGSLEISLYLAANGAAGGVSAVAYDRLVSRVDRPMLVLAALACWVAGFGIATAVGTAVGAALPVVLFGLGLGLVFPSTFAWVEAFAPPDRQGQFSSYLASVGYTGQFLSPVAFGLAVPLAGVRGVFLVAGAVAGIGALGLGGMTLRGRV; encoded by the coding sequence GTGACGGGCTCCGAACAGCGCCGGCGCTCGCTCTGGGTGCTAGTCGCCGCGGCGACGCTGACGGTCATGGCCGGTGCGATTCTCGGCCCCATCGTCCCGCAGATCCAGCGGGAACTGGGCGTCTCCGGCTCGGCTGCGGGGCTCATCATCACCACCCACGGCGGCGTCATCGTCCTCGCGAGTCCGCTCGTCGGGTCGCTCGTCGATCGGGTCGGCCCGCGCACGCCGTTCGTCGGCGGGCTCGCCGTCTACGGGCTCGGCGGCGGTGCAGGGCTGTTCGTCGACTCGTTTTACCCGCTGCTGGCCTCTCGAGTGGTGCTCGGACTCGGGACCGCCGCGGTCTACACGTCGGTGACCGTGCTCATCTACGAGCTCTACGAGGGGCAGGCGATGGAGCGGGCACTGGGCCTTCGAAGCAGCGCGAACAGCGCGGGAGCCGCCGTCTGGCCGCTGGTCGGCGGCGCGGCCGGCACCATCGCGTGGAACCTCCCGTTCGGGATCTATTTGGTCGCGCTCCCGCTGGGAGTCTTCGCCGCGGTGACGATCCCCGAGACGCGGTCCGCGGACGGCGTCGCCACCGAGCAGGCCGCGAACGGCGACGATCACGGCGGAGTCGCGGGCATCCTCGACGTTTTCCGTCGACAGCCGGGCCTTCCCCTGGTGTATTTGCTCTACTTCGGCGCGAACGCGCTCCTGTACGCGATCGTCGTCTTCTACCCGCAGTTGTTGGCCGGTATCGGCGTGAACGGCTCGCTCGAGATCAGCCTCTATCTGGCCGCCAACGGGGCGGCGGGCGGTGTCTCGGCGGTCGCGTACGACCGACTCGTCAGTCGCGTCGACCGGCCGATGCTCGTACTCGCCGCGCTCGCCTGCTGGGTCGCCGGGTTCGGAATCGCGACCGCGGTCGGGACGGCCGTCGGGGCGGCGCTCCCCGTGGTCCTGTTCGGTCTCGGGCTGGGACTGGTCTTCCCGTCGACGTTCGCGTGGGTCGAGGCGTTCGCGCCGCCGGATCGCCAGGGGCAGTTCAGTTCGTATCTCGCCTCCGTCGGCTACACCGGCCAGTTCCTCTCGCCGGTGGCGTTCGGCTTGGCGGTCCCGCTCGCGGGCGTGCGTGGCGTGTTCCTCGTCGCCGGAGCCGTCGCCGGTATCGGTGCGCTCGGACTCGGAGGGATGACGCTTCGCGGACGTGTCTGA
- a CDS encoding ArgE/DapE family deacylase has translation MSTDHRAVLRDRIEDKRDDLVDLLTELIGQQSVTGNETPAQEVVSSRLESRGLEVDMWEPDADELRDHPGFFETASYQEQGYENRPNVAATREGVGDGRSLTLSGHVDVVPVDEDEWRYDPWDATVEDGRLYGRGSNDMLGGVAAILIAYEALDDLEVELAGDLTLQTTIEEEAGGPGGVLSALERGYQPDAAIITEPSGLPNIGMASAGVMYFRIEVPGKSAHAARGYAGVNAIGKAAEIYRALDDLDRERKSRISYEPAFRQNPELEGHETNLNVGTIDGGDWPSTVPSGALLEGRIGWPPGETREEVRADVEAAVRKATETDEWLSEHPPEFEWFGWNAAPHELDTDAEIVQIARENAETITGGETTFGGGSGGNDERFYNRYYDIPCPSVGPRGENIHAADEYVEIESLVQTAQTLALTAIDWCGTAE, from the coding sequence ATGTCAACAGACCACAGAGCGGTTCTCCGTGACCGTATCGAGGACAAACGCGACGATCTCGTCGATCTCCTGACCGAACTGATCGGCCAACAGTCCGTCACCGGTAACGAAACGCCCGCACAGGAGGTCGTTTCCTCGCGCCTCGAGTCCCGCGGTCTCGAGGTCGACATGTGGGAACCCGACGCCGACGAATTGAGAGACCACCCCGGATTCTTCGAGACGGCGTCCTACCAGGAACAGGGATACGAGAACCGCCCGAACGTCGCGGCAACCAGGGAGGGCGTCGGAGACGGTCGCTCGCTGACCCTCAGTGGCCACGTCGACGTCGTTCCGGTCGACGAGGACGAGTGGCGCTACGACCCGTGGGACGCCACCGTCGAGGACGGCCGCCTCTACGGACGGGGCAGCAACGATATGCTCGGTGGCGTCGCCGCTATCCTCATCGCCTACGAGGCCCTCGACGATCTCGAGGTCGAACTGGCGGGCGACCTCACGCTCCAGACGACCATCGAAGAGGAGGCCGGTGGCCCCGGTGGCGTGCTCTCCGCCCTCGAGCGGGGCTATCAGCCCGATGCGGCGATCATCACCGAGCCCTCTGGGCTCCCGAACATCGGGATGGCGAGCGCTGGCGTCATGTACTTCCGGATCGAGGTCCCTGGGAAATCGGCCCACGCCGCTCGCGGCTACGCGGGCGTCAACGCCATCGGAAAGGCGGCGGAGATTTACCGAGCGCTCGACGACCTCGATCGAGAGCGGAAATCGCGCATCTCGTACGAGCCGGCCTTCCGGCAGAACCCGGAGCTCGAGGGCCACGAGACGAACCTGAACGTCGGCACGATCGACGGCGGCGACTGGCCCTCGACGGTTCCCTCTGGAGCCCTACTGGAGGGACGCATCGGCTGGCCGCCCGGCGAAACGCGCGAGGAGGTTCGGGCGGACGTGGAAGCTGCCGTCCGGAAGGCCACCGAGACCGACGAGTGGCTGTCCGAACATCCACCCGAGTTCGAGTGGTTCGGCTGGAACGCCGCCCCGCACGAACTGGACACCGACGCGGAGATCGTCCAGATCGCACGGGAGAACGCCGAGACGATCACCGGCGGGGAAACGACCTTCGGCGGCGGGAGCGGCGGGAACGACGAGCGGTTCTACAATCGCTACTACGACATCCCCTGTCCCTCGGTCGGCCCGCGCGGCGAGAACATCCACGCTGCCGACGAGTACGTCGAAATCGAGTCGCTCGTCCAGACGGCACAGACGCTCGCGCTAACGGCCATCGATTGGTGCGGAACTGCGGAGTAA
- a CDS encoding MBL fold metallo-hydrolase: protein MNEVHKLEIPTPFGVGRVNCYVFTADGLTLLDPGPATEAAYETLAAELDDRGFAVADVDRVLITHPHMDHFGLADRVVEESGARTVAHREATRHLADPIGHFDREQAFFRPFLTAMGVPEQVARTAVTLPEAYTNYQAPLTVDRELADGDTVDVGIELTAVHTPGHAPGSVCFVPSAEPVAFTGDHVLQHISPNPLLTIVPGTDDERTRSLPAYLDSLEKIQTVEAEIGHAGHGETIPDLNARAEEILEHHHRRKEHIADLIDETGAMTAYDVMQELFPDLPATEVFPGMSEVIGHLDLLEDENRVSISEADGIERYALR, encoded by the coding sequence ATGAACGAGGTACACAAACTCGAGATTCCGACGCCGTTCGGCGTGGGTCGGGTGAACTGTTACGTCTTCACCGCCGACGGACTGACGCTGCTCGATCCCGGGCCGGCGACGGAGGCGGCGTACGAGACACTCGCGGCCGAGCTGGACGACCGCGGGTTCGCCGTCGCCGACGTGGACCGGGTACTCATCACGCACCCCCACATGGACCACTTCGGCCTCGCCGACCGGGTCGTCGAGGAGTCCGGCGCCCGCACCGTCGCCCACCGAGAGGCTACGAGACACCTCGCCGATCCGATCGGGCACTTCGACCGCGAGCAGGCCTTCTTCCGGCCGTTCCTGACGGCGATGGGAGTGCCCGAACAGGTCGCTAGAACGGCCGTCACGCTTCCCGAAGCGTACACGAACTATCAAGCGCCCCTGACCGTCGACCGCGAGCTCGCCGACGGCGACACCGTCGACGTGGGCATCGAACTGACGGCGGTTCACACGCCCGGACACGCGCCGGGTTCCGTCTGCTTCGTCCCGTCGGCGGAGCCGGTCGCGTTCACCGGCGATCACGTCCTCCAGCACATCTCTCCGAACCCGCTTCTCACCATCGTACCCGGGACCGACGACGAACGAACGCGAAGCCTCCCGGCGTATCTCGACTCGTTAGAGAAGATCCAAACGGTCGAGGCGGAGATCGGCCACGCCGGCCACGGAGAGACGATTCCCGACCTGAACGCCCGCGCCGAGGAGATCCTCGAGCACCACCACCGCCGGAAAGAACACATCGCGGACCTGATCGACGAGACGGGGGCGATGACGGCCTACGACGTGATGCAGGAACTGTTCCCCGACCTCCCGGCGACGGAGGTCTTCCCCGGCATGTCCGAGGTGATCGGCCACCTCGACTTGCTCGAGGACGAAAATCGGGTTTCCATCAGCGAAGCAGACGGGATCGAACGGTACGCACTCCGATGA
- a CDS encoding helix-turn-helix transcriptional regulator, whose amino-acid sequence MNRPVSVGLVVFVILAAVAGVGGTAVLAPSGPTAPAAMDTAPEDTRSGTAALEDSRFATARGMQEFSSNIDTTTFEITVHENGSATWTFRHEQRFANDENATKARQNFDAFAEEFEDNETALYDSFRNQSQLLTQAGAQETGREMEAQNFHRSARIEEQLTPTGVVEMSFLWTNFAVVEDDRIVVGDVFEDLYIGPDQRIVIEAGGDLTFRTVEPESQYAGSSLAAVDSVSWSGSQEFVDGRPRAVFDRPGAGVGSGSELNDSPSDAGLVPYLAAGLVVAVLALAAIVWYRHNGTDGTDDDGSAAGSTVRPPDRESASEESTSMDSPAAADPNAGTDPLSEEDLMTDEDRVVKLIRENGGRMKQVNIVEETGWSKSKVSMLLSDMEDDGTISKLRVGRENIISLEGFEPEATKSPFDE is encoded by the coding sequence ATGAATCGGCCGGTCTCCGTGGGTCTCGTCGTTTTCGTCATCCTCGCGGCCGTTGCGGGCGTCGGTGGGACGGCCGTTCTCGCACCGTCAGGACCGACCGCACCCGCGGCGATGGACACGGCTCCCGAAGACACGCGGTCCGGAACGGCCGCCCTCGAGGACTCGCGGTTCGCCACCGCCCGGGGAATGCAGGAGTTCAGCTCGAACATCGATACGACGACGTTCGAGATCACCGTCCACGAAAACGGGAGCGCGACGTGGACGTTCCGGCACGAACAGCGGTTCGCGAACGACGAGAACGCAACTAAGGCGCGACAGAACTTCGACGCGTTCGCAGAGGAGTTCGAAGACAACGAGACGGCGCTGTACGATAGCTTTCGGAACCAGTCACAGCTACTGACTCAGGCCGGAGCGCAGGAGACCGGCCGGGAGATGGAAGCGCAGAACTTTCATCGATCCGCTCGGATCGAAGAACAGCTCACTCCGACGGGGGTCGTCGAGATGTCGTTTCTCTGGACGAACTTCGCCGTCGTCGAGGATGACCGGATCGTCGTCGGCGATGTTTTCGAAGACCTCTACATCGGCCCCGACCAGCGGATCGTCATCGAGGCCGGTGGCGATCTCACGTTTCGCACGGTCGAACCCGAAAGCCAGTACGCCGGCAGCTCGCTCGCGGCTGTCGATTCGGTCAGCTGGAGCGGCTCACAGGAGTTCGTCGACGGCCGCCCGCGTGCGGTGTTCGACCGTCCCGGAGCCGGTGTCGGGAGTGGCAGTGAACTGAACGACTCGCCATCAGACGCGGGGCTCGTTCCGTACCTCGCCGCCGGTCTCGTCGTCGCCGTCCTCGCACTCGCGGCTATCGTCTGGTATCGCCACAACGGCACCGACGGGACCGACGACGACGGTTCGGCGGCCGGATCGACGGTCCGTCCACCCGATCGGGAATCCGCGAGCGAGGAGTCGACATCGATGGACTCGCCCGCCGCTGCCGACCCGAACGCCGGGACGGACCCGCTGTCGGAAGAGGACCTGATGACGGACGAGGACCGCGTCGTCAAACTCATCCGCGAGAACGGCGGTCGGATGAAACAGGTCAACATCGTCGAGGAAACGGGCTGGTCGAAATCCAAGGTCAGCATGCTCCTCTCGGACATGGAAGACGACGGCACCATCAGCAAGCTCCGGGTCGGCCGCGAGAACATCATCAGCCTCGAGGGGTTCGAACCCGAGGCGACGAAATCGCCGTTCGACGAGTAA
- a CDS encoding MBL fold metallo-hydrolase, with protein sequence MITNLAQGVQAFTSNVFLVDGDRPVVVDTGANFDVVEAIRSHVDAIDAVILTHTHRDHVGNLTAVKDAYGVDAWGYDTAIDGVDHAIADEETVQLGDHEYVALHTPGHKNDHLCFYSEEAGVLFAGDLVFQNGSFGRTDLEEGDRETLIESIDRVKERIDPDLEAMHTGHGPSVTREPYDHVELSAQMARQM encoded by the coding sequence ATGATCACCAACCTCGCACAGGGCGTGCAGGCGTTTACGAGCAACGTCTTTCTCGTCGACGGCGATCGACCCGTCGTCGTCGATACGGGCGCGAACTTCGACGTCGTCGAGGCCATCCGCTCTCACGTCGACGCTATCGACGCCGTCATCCTGACCCACACCCACCGCGACCACGTCGGTAACCTCACAGCGGTGAAAGACGCCTACGGCGTCGACGCGTGGGGATACGACACCGCGATCGACGGCGTCGACCACGCCATCGCGGACGAGGAGACGGTTCAGTTGGGTGACCACGAGTACGTCGCACTCCACACGCCCGGCCACAAGAACGACCACCTCTGCTTTTACTCCGAAGAGGCGGGCGTGTTGTTCGCGGGCGACCTCGTCTTCCAGAACGGGAGTTTCGGTCGCACCGACCTAGAGGAGGGCGACCGGGAGACCCTGATCGAGAGCATCGATCGCGTCAAAGAGCGGATCGATCCCGACCTCGAGGCGATGCACACCGGTCACGGACCGAGCGTGACGAGAGAGCCGTACGACCACGTCGAACTCTCGGCGCAGATGGCGCGCCAGATGTAG
- a CDS encoding ATPase, with translation MILLVVGADRVDAGKTTFSAGLLERTGAVGYKPRAGNDFWFDHDDCRRALADGRLYGKDAARLSAADGRDRPPEALNPVHRLWRPAPGGGSGLLGRTDREFVVDRIGRGTDEALFVRNATADVPDAVAEALPLAEAIPVETVEELNDLAEREYVPAFERLADEIEVADVAVVESYSDIALPLSSLEPASIAAVAAVEPGRARIYSGDRYCRACEIASSSPRDGAIEKRVPDVLDYLDPLERVRLPAIGGADRDDPARVASAYADAYDALLDAAGRV, from the coding sequence ATGATCCTCCTCGTGGTGGGTGCAGACCGGGTCGATGCCGGCAAGACGACCTTTTCGGCCGGGCTGCTCGAGCGAACCGGCGCGGTCGGCTACAAACCCCGGGCCGGCAACGACTTCTGGTTCGACCACGACGACTGCCGGCGAGCGCTCGCCGACGGCCGACTCTACGGCAAGGACGCCGCGCGCCTCTCGGCGGCTGACGGCCGTGACCGGCCGCCAGAGGCGTTGAACCCCGTCCACCGGCTTTGGCGACCCGCGCCCGGCGGGGGAAGCGGCCTGCTCGGTCGGACGGACCGCGAGTTCGTCGTCGACCGGATCGGACGCGGGACCGACGAGGCGCTGTTCGTCCGCAACGCCACCGCTGACGTACCGGACGCGGTCGCCGAGGCGCTCCCGCTCGCGGAGGCGATCCCCGTCGAGACGGTCGAGGAGCTCAACGACCTCGCCGAGCGCGAGTACGTCCCCGCCTTCGAGCGGTTGGCCGACGAGATCGAAGTAGCCGACGTGGCCGTCGTCGAGTCCTACAGCGACATCGCGCTCCCGCTGTCGTCGCTCGAGCCGGCGTCGATCGCCGCCGTCGCGGCCGTCGAACCCGGCCGGGCCCGCATCTACTCGGGGGATCGCTACTGTCGGGCCTGCGAAATCGCCAGCTCGAGTCCCAGAGACGGCGCGATCGAAAAGCGCGTGCCGGATGTCCTCGACTATCTCGACCCGCTCGAGCGCGTTCGACTGCCGGCGATCGGCGGCGCCGATCGGGACGACCCCGCACGAGTCGCCAGCGCGTACGCGGACGCCTACGACGCGCTGCTCGACGCGGCCGGACGGGTATAG
- a CDS encoding DUF5827 family protein has product MPVPKSEFDALPPCDFYTPAELLENEQMYTVYEIARLLQGLDPDADIDRETEDILLDWAIPWIMTNADELVVAEPRDEDEPGYYGLKE; this is encoded by the coding sequence ATGCCCGTCCCGAAATCGGAGTTCGACGCGCTCCCGCCGTGTGACTTCTACACGCCCGCGGAGCTCCTCGAGAACGAGCAGATGTACACCGTCTACGAGATCGCACGCCTCCTACAGGGCTTAGATCCCGACGCCGATATCGACCGGGAGACCGAGGACATCCTGCTCGACTGGGCGATCCCGTGGATCATGACCAACGCCGACGAACTCGTCGTCGCCGAGCCGCGCGACGAGGACGAGCCCGGCTACTACGGTCTGAAAGAATGA
- a CDS encoding histidine kinase N-terminal 7TM domain-containing protein, with protein MAIGHGTIPATYGLSTAVGLALGVFVWYNREKRGAIPLSLCLFGTALYSGALFVAAAVDSVAISTLMVQTLFVGIVTSIAAIFLFALEYTGREHVVTRTTIAAVAIEPIIVVALAFFNPGGVFFESIVPAPESVTGIEIEWGFAAGLHILYSYVVMLAAAVLVLEFLYRSRSVYRGQAVALLSAMVIPTASNVLYVAGVFPFDPTPVGYLITGVLFTVAIFRYQLVDIVPIARDRILDNVSDGVFVIDREDRIIDTNPAGRAMLADIEGSAIGLDIDSIFVDLPDLRDLYHDLTTQPTETEREVALMGGCFHVRVTPIDDGRDTHVGWLFIVRDITDRKRHETQLERQNKRLERFADVVSHDLRNPLSVADGYVDLALETGDVSHLEKVQRSHDRMDAIIDDVLALAREGESVRKTEPVELGAVAREAWENVATGDDVLSIDGSAVVLADRARLLRLLENLFRNAVEHGSTSPPSHAREDSIEHGRPTNHTGSTEETTEANPQLTVSVGVLGGNSVYGFYVADDGRGLPDDEKIFEQGYTTNEDGTGFGLSIVEQIATAHNWTIDATESEDGGARFELAGVETAKASEPTVTS; from the coding sequence ATGGCAATCGGTCACGGGACGATTCCGGCCACTTACGGATTATCGACGGCCGTGGGGCTCGCACTCGGCGTCTTCGTGTGGTACAACCGGGAGAAGCGGGGAGCGATCCCGTTGTCACTGTGTCTGTTCGGGACCGCGCTCTACTCCGGGGCGCTGTTCGTCGCGGCGGCCGTCGACAGCGTCGCGATTTCGACGTTGATGGTCCAAACGCTGTTCGTCGGCATCGTCACGAGCATCGCGGCTATCTTTCTGTTCGCCCTCGAGTACACCGGTCGCGAACACGTCGTCACCCGAACGACGATCGCGGCGGTCGCCATCGAGCCGATCATCGTCGTCGCGCTCGCGTTTTTCAATCCGGGTGGCGTCTTCTTCGAGTCGATCGTGCCGGCCCCCGAATCAGTGACCGGAATCGAGATCGAGTGGGGGTTCGCGGCGGGGTTGCACATTCTCTACTCGTACGTGGTGATGCTAGCCGCGGCCGTGCTCGTTCTCGAGTTCCTCTATCGATCCCGATCGGTGTACCGCGGTCAGGCTGTCGCCTTGCTCAGCGCGATGGTCATTCCGACGGCATCGAACGTCCTCTACGTCGCGGGGGTGTTCCCGTTCGACCCGACGCCGGTCGGCTATCTGATCACTGGGGTCCTGTTTACCGTCGCCATCTTTCGGTACCAGCTGGTCGATATCGTCCCGATCGCCCGCGATCGGATCCTCGACAACGTCTCCGACGGCGTCTTCGTCATCGACCGCGAGGACAGGATCATCGACACCAATCCCGCCGGACGGGCCATGCTCGCCGATATAGAGGGGTCGGCGATCGGCCTCGATATCGATTCGATATTTGTCGACCTCCCCGATCTGCGCGACCTCTATCACGATCTCACGACCCAGCCGACCGAAACGGAACGCGAGGTGGCGCTCATGGGTGGGTGCTTCCACGTTCGGGTGACCCCGATCGACGACGGCCGCGATACCCACGTCGGCTGGCTGTTCATCGTCCGCGATATCACCGACCGCAAGCGTCACGAGACCCAACTCGAGCGCCAGAACAAGCGCCTCGAGCGCTTCGCCGACGTTGTCTCTCACGACCTGCGCAACCCGCTGTCGGTCGCCGACGGCTACGTCGATCTGGCGCTCGAGACCGGCGATGTTTCGCATCTCGAGAAGGTTCAGCGCTCCCACGACCGGATGGACGCGATCATCGACGATGTGCTCGCGCTTGCTCGCGAGGGTGAGTCGGTGAGAAAGACCGAACCCGTCGAACTGGGGGCAGTCGCCCGGGAGGCGTGGGAAAACGTCGCCACCGGCGACGACGTGCTCTCGATCGACGGCTCCGCGGTCGTCCTCGCCGATCGGGCGCGACTGCTCCGATTGCTCGAGAACCTGTTTCGCAACGCCGTGGAACACGGTTCCACGAGCCCCCCTTCGCACGCTCGCGAGGATTCGATCGAACACGGGCGGCCGACGAACCACACGGGTAGCACCGAGGAGACGACCGAGGCAAACCCACAGCTAACCGTCTCCGTCGGCGTTCTCGGAGGGAACTCCGTCTACGGGTTTTACGTGGCTGACGACGGTCGCGGGCTTCCCGACGACGAGAAAATTTTCGAGCAGGGCTACACGACCAACGAGGACGGGACCGGCTTCGGCCTGAGTATCGTCGAACAGATCGCGACCGCACACAACTGGACGATCGACGCCACCGAAAGCGAGGACGGCGGCGCCAGATTCGAACTCGCCGGCGTCGAGACCGCCAAAGCCAGCGAACCCACCGTTACATCGTGA
- a CDS encoding histidine kinase N-terminal 7TM domain-containing protein yields the protein MVAGTGVDPIQVVYAVVVFNSAVLAGVLWRYRDRPGAVPLLSHVLAAGVWAGAILALTVVESGLLALELLALLFLAVGFTVMTLLVFTLEYTGRERFITRSTLLALSIEPVLVAVFAAVNPGNLFLRTYTPVEWGIAFWVHTAYSYVLLTVATVSILEFLYRSRSLYRGQSAALLGATVVGWGANVVYVLGLVDVDTSPIGFLVAGILFAIAIVRYRLTDIVPVARERVLDTVSDAVFVVDEQGRLIDVNPAARAFLAETDSSPIGTDIESLLADRPGLVDEFWELTQRPETRERELELDGSHYHVRTTPIEDSLDRHVGWLFIVRDITDRKRHETQLERQNKRLERFADVVSHDLRNPLSVADGYVDLALETGDVSHLEKVQRSHDRMDAIIDDVLALAREGKSVSKTEPVELGAVAKQAWENVATGSNVLSIDSSAVVLADRARLLRLLENLFRNAVEHGSTSPPSHAREDSVEHGRPTDGAGGSEETTEADPQLTVSVGVLGGNSVYGFYVADDGRGLPDDEKIFEQGYTTNEDGTGFGLSIVEQIATAHNWTIDATESEDGGARFELTGVETVDADDRVQASS from the coding sequence ATGGTCGCAGGTACGGGAGTTGACCCCATCCAGGTGGTTTACGCGGTCGTCGTGTTCAACAGCGCCGTTCTCGCCGGTGTGTTGTGGCGATACCGCGATCGACCGGGTGCGGTGCCATTGCTCTCACACGTGCTTGCGGCGGGCGTCTGGGCCGGTGCGATACTCGCACTGACGGTCGTCGAATCGGGCCTGCTGGCCCTCGAGCTTTTAGCGCTTCTGTTTCTCGCCGTCGGGTTTACGGTGATGACGCTGCTCGTGTTCACCCTCGAGTACACCGGCCGGGAACGGTTCATCACGCGGTCGACGCTCCTCGCGCTCTCGATCGAACCGGTTCTGGTCGCCGTCTTCGCGGCTGTTAATCCGGGAAACCTCTTTCTCAGGACGTATACTCCCGTCGAGTGGGGGATCGCGTTCTGGGTTCACACGGCCTACTCGTACGTCCTCCTGACCGTCGCTACGGTATCGATCCTCGAGTTCCTCTATCGGTCACGATCACTGTACCGCGGCCAGAGCGCCGCGCTGCTAGGGGCGACGGTCGTGGGTTGGGGCGCGAACGTCGTCTACGTCCTCGGGCTGGTGGACGTAGACACCTCGCCGATCGGGTTTCTCGTCGCAGGGATTTTGTTCGCGATCGCGATCGTTCGCTACCGCCTGACTGATATCGTCCCGGTCGCCCGTGAACGTGTTCTCGACACGGTCTCGGATGCCGTCTTCGTCGTCGACGAACAGGGCCGGCTGATCGACGTCAACCCCGCCGCTCGAGCGTTCCTCGCAGAGACCGACTCGTCTCCGATCGGGACCGATATCGAGTCGCTCCTGGCCGATCGGCCCGGTCTGGTCGACGAGTTCTGGGAACTGACCCAGCGCCCGGAGACACGGGAACGCGAACTCGAACTCGACGGCAGCCACTATCACGTGCGGACCACGCCGATCGAAGACAGTCTGGATCGTCACGTCGGCTGGCTGTTTATCGTCCGCGATATCACCGACCGTAAACGTCACGAGACCCAACTCGAGCGCCAGAACAAGCGCCTCGAGCGCTTCGCCGACGTGGTGTCCCACGACCTGCGCAACCCGCTGTCGGTCGCCGACGGCTACGTCGATCTGGCCCTCGAGACCGGCGATGTCTCCCATCTCGAGAAGGTCCAGCGATCCCACGACCGGATGGACGCGATCATCGACGACGTGCTCGCGCTCGCTCGCGAGGGCAAGTCGGTGAGCAAAACTGAACCCGTCGAACTGGGAGCGGTCGCCAAGCAGGCATGGGAGAACGTCGCTACCGGGTCCAACGTGCTCTCGATCGACAGCTCCGCGGTCGTCCTCGCCGATCGGGCGCGACTGCTCCGACTGCTCGAGAACCTGTTTCGCAACGCCGTGGAACATGGTTCCACGAGCCCCCCTTCGCACGCTCGCGAGGACTCGGTCGAACACGGGCGGCCGACTGACGGCGCTGGTGGCTCCGAAGAGACGACCGAGGCGGACCCACAGCTAACCGTCTCCGTCGGCGTCCTCGGAGGGAACTCCGTCTACGGGTTTTACGTGGCGGACGACGGTCGTGGGCTTCCCGACGACGAGAAAATCTTCGAGCAGGGGTATACGACCAACGAGGACGGGACCGGCTTCGGCCTGAGTATCGTCGAACAGATCGCGACCGCACACAACTGGACGATCGACGCCACCGAGAGCGAGGACGGTGGCGCCAGATTCGAACTCACCGGCGTCGAGACTGTCGACGCCGACGACCGCGTACAGGCGTCCTCCTGA